One Echinicola strongylocentroti DNA window includes the following coding sequences:
- a CDS encoding TonB-dependent receptor, translated as MTSRSALTTKREALSRVIFGCSFFLLTTAAVGQDLRGRIRDQQKAPIDGAYIYHSSGKHAHSNSLGRFTLSQIEKGDTLSITYTGYEPVRYIVGDPDDNVTIQLKEKILSLDEVTVSPDLNAINLFTDINLQTNPVNSSQELLRRVPGLIIGQHAGGGKAEQIFLRGFDVDHGTDVNITMDGMPVNMVSHAHGQGYADLHFIIPETVNKLDFGKGPYYANQGNFATAGYVSFKSKDRLDQSQVRLEMGQFNTQRFLGMFNVLNTEKHSAYLASEYLLTDGPFESPQNFDRFNIMGKYSGQLDNNDQLSISFSHFTSKWDASGQIPQRAVDNGSISRFGAIDDTEGGQTSRSNLLLNYTHQVNDAAYITNTVYYTQYDFELFSNFTFYLDDPVYGDQIRQFEDRQLFGASSEYNQSFNAGSMDGLIQAGAGFRSDQSKDNELSHTANRKTPLDTIQLGNIYETNMFGYINAEFKKGKWSFNPSIRFDQFKFNYVDRLASAYETQEENKGIISPKLNVLYNQSETLQLYLKAGKGFHSNDTRVVVAENGKEILPAAYGADIGFIWKPFPKLLMNTAYWYLFLEQEFVYVGDAGIVEPSGKTRREGIDLSLRYEPIKGLFWDFDMNYTLARAMDEPEGNDYIPLAPDFTITSGLSFVGNSGFYGGAHLRFVDDRPANEDNSIVAEGYTVVDMNAGYQWRTLDFSINIQNVFDTEWNETQFATESRLIDEPAPVEEIHFTPGTPFYFKASVAYRF; from the coding sequence ATGACATCTAGATCGGCTTTGACCACTAAGCGGGAAGCTTTGTCTCGCGTTATTTTTGGCTGTTCATTTTTTCTTCTTACCACCGCAGCAGTTGGACAGGATCTTCGGGGAAGAATAAGGGATCAGCAGAAAGCACCCATAGATGGTGCCTACATCTATCATTCTTCAGGAAAGCATGCCCACAGCAACAGTCTCGGGCGCTTTACCTTATCCCAAATAGAAAAAGGAGATACCCTCTCCATTACCTATACCGGCTACGAACCTGTGCGGTATATCGTCGGGGATCCAGACGATAATGTGACCATCCAGCTTAAGGAAAAAATCCTTTCCCTGGATGAAGTAACGGTATCTCCTGACCTCAATGCCATCAACCTGTTTACCGACATCAACCTACAAACCAATCCTGTAAATAGCTCCCAGGAATTGCTACGACGGGTGCCGGGACTGATCATTGGCCAGCACGCTGGGGGAGGTAAAGCAGAACAGATTTTCTTGCGTGGCTTTGATGTCGACCATGGGACGGACGTTAATATCACCATGGATGGAATGCCCGTAAATATGGTTTCACATGCACATGGTCAGGGCTATGCCGATCTCCATTTTATCATTCCGGAAACGGTCAATAAACTTGATTTTGGAAAAGGCCCCTACTATGCCAATCAGGGCAACTTTGCCACGGCTGGTTATGTCTCCTTCAAGTCCAAGGACCGCTTGGATCAAAGTCAGGTGAGGCTCGAAATGGGGCAGTTTAATACCCAGCGCTTCCTGGGCATGTTCAATGTCCTGAATACAGAAAAGCACTCTGCTTATCTGGCCTCAGAATACCTGCTCACCGACGGTCCTTTTGAAAGTCCCCAAAACTTTGACCGCTTCAATATCATGGGCAAGTATTCAGGGCAATTGGATAATAATGACCAGCTTTCGATCAGCTTCTCCCATTTTACCAGTAAATGGGATGCCTCTGGGCAAATTCCCCAAAGGGCAGTAGACAATGGATCCATCAGCCGGTTTGGGGCCATCGATGATACGGAAGGTGGACAGACAAGCCGCTCCAATTTATTGCTGAATTACACCCATCAAGTCAATGACGCGGCCTATATCACCAATACTGTCTATTATACGCAGTACGATTTTGAGCTGTTCTCCAATTTCACTTTTTACCTAGATGATCCTGTGTATGGAGATCAAATCAGGCAATTTGAAGACCGTCAGCTTTTTGGGGCTTCCAGTGAATACAACCAGTCTTTTAATGCCGGCTCGATGGATGGCCTGATTCAGGCTGGGGCTGGATTCAGGAGTGACCAAAGTAAGGATAACGAACTTAGTCATACCGCAAACAGAAAAACCCCCTTGGACACCATCCAGCTTGGAAACATTTATGAAACCAATATGTTTGGGTACATCAATGCCGAATTTAAAAAAGGGAAATGGTCTTTTAATCCTTCCATTCGATTTGATCAGTTTAAGTTTAACTACGTGGACCGTCTGGCGTCGGCTTATGAAACACAGGAAGAAAACAAAGGGATCATCAGCCCGAAACTCAATGTGCTATACAATCAGTCCGAGACCCTTCAGCTATACCTCAAAGCAGGAAAAGGTTTTCATTCGAATGACACGCGCGTAGTAGTGGCCGAAAATGGCAAGGAAATCCTGCCTGCTGCGTACGGTGCCGATATCGGCTTTATCTGGAAGCCATTCCCTAAATTACTCATGAATACGGCGTATTGGTATTTGTTTTTGGAACAGGAGTTTGTCTATGTAGGAGATGCAGGAATCGTCGAGCCATCAGGCAAAACACGGCGCGAGGGCATAGATTTAAGTTTACGTTATGAGCCCATCAAGGGGCTTTTCTGGGATTTTGATATGAACTATACCCTTGCTCGTGCCATGGATGAGCCGGAAGGAAATGATTATATTCCTCTGGCACCTGATTTTACCATCACCTCAGGGTTAAGTTTTGTGGGCAACTCAGGGTTTTACGGTGGAGCGCACCTGCGTTTTGTAGATGACCGACCTGCCAATGAAGATAATTCGATAGTAGCGGAAGGGTACACCGTGGTGGATATGAATGCTGGATACCAATGGCGTACCCTCGACTTTTCGATCAACATCCAGAACGTGTTCGACACCGAGTGGAACGAAACCCAGTTTGCTACCGAATCACGGCTGATCGATGAACCAGCCCCGGTAGAGGAAATACACTTTACGCCAGGTACACCATTTTACTTTAAGGCTTCGGTTGCCTATAGGTTTTAG
- a CDS encoding arylsulfatase: MKKITIIFLLLFGATAVQAQDKSNKLPYNDPEFHGEIGRTYKDSEMDWPDFPEPKEGAPNVIVIMLDDVGFGMTSTFGGSVPTPHLDSLAAQGLRYNRFHTTAICGPTRAALLTGRNHHNAATGFLAEWATGYPSYNTLIPRSTATMGKVLKYNGMNTSWFGKNHNTPDWETSAAGPFDRWPTGLGFDYFYGFNAGETDQYNPVIFENTLPVEPETTPEEGYHFMTDMTDRAISWLHSQKSLAPDKPVFMYFAPGAIHAPHHTPKEWRDKFKGKFDHGWDREREIIYARQKEMGVIPADAKLSPRNENIDTWASLSDDEKKFYTLLQENYAGFMAFTDHEIGRLLQTIGELPDADNTLVIYIVGDNGASTEGGLEGTLNEIKALNGIQSKLADNLKKADEIGEPGSEPHIPVGWGMAANTPFPWAKQVASHFGGSRNPMVVSWPKVIEDKGTIRSQFLHVIDVMPTILEATGMEAPAYVDGVQQKPLDGKSFLTTLTDKDAPEIRKTQYFEILSNRALYHDGWVAAHQHTLPWRQDIAPGYENETWELYNIKEDFSEAVNVADQYPEKLEELKAMWEEEAKKNHVYPLDDRGAARLSVPKPSLTEGRTSFTFYEGATRIPETVAPNTKNTSWSMEAMLETAAGNKDGVVNAIGGSSAGYVLYVQDGYPTFLYNFFQDEITTIKSTKKLPDGLASLKVDFQYDGGGRGKGGVFTLYMNNEKVGETRVDATVPARFGIDTFGIGEDTGSPVTTNYAAPFVFQGKIAEVNIELEE; encoded by the coding sequence ATGAAGAAAATAACGATCATATTTTTGCTTTTGTTTGGAGCAACGGCAGTTCAAGCTCAGGATAAGTCCAATAAACTGCCCTATAATGATCCTGAGTTTCATGGTGAAATAGGACGGACATACAAGGACTCCGAGATGGACTGGCCTGATTTTCCCGAGCCCAAAGAAGGAGCCCCTAACGTCATCGTCATTATGCTGGACGATGTGGGTTTTGGGATGACAAGTACTTTTGGTGGGTCAGTTCCTACGCCGCATTTGGATTCATTGGCTGCGCAGGGGTTAAGGTATAATCGTTTCCACACCACGGCCATCTGCGGACCAACGCGGGCTGCACTGCTCACCGGTAGAAACCATCACAATGCCGCCACTGGGTTTTTGGCCGAGTGGGCGACAGGCTATCCGAGCTATAACACCCTTATCCCCAGAAGTACGGCTACTATGGGAAAAGTACTCAAGTATAACGGTATGAACACCTCGTGGTTTGGCAAAAACCACAACACCCCTGATTGGGAAACTTCCGCCGCGGGGCCGTTTGATCGTTGGCCAACGGGTCTGGGTTTCGATTATTTTTACGGGTTCAATGCTGGGGAAACGGATCAATACAACCCGGTGATTTTTGAAAACACCTTACCCGTAGAGCCCGAAACCACCCCAGAGGAAGGCTACCATTTTATGACCGATATGACCGATAGGGCCATTTCTTGGCTGCACAGTCAAAAGTCACTGGCACCGGACAAACCTGTATTTATGTATTTTGCACCGGGAGCCATTCATGCCCCTCACCATACCCCTAAAGAATGGCGGGACAAGTTTAAAGGGAAGTTTGACCATGGTTGGGACAGGGAACGGGAAATAATTTATGCCCGTCAGAAAGAAATGGGCGTGATCCCCGCGGATGCGAAACTTTCGCCACGCAATGAAAATATAGACACATGGGCATCGCTGTCCGATGATGAGAAAAAATTCTACACGCTGCTACAAGAAAATTACGCTGGTTTTATGGCCTTTACCGATCATGAAATTGGGCGTTTGCTACAGACCATTGGGGAGCTGCCCGATGCTGATAATACCCTCGTCATTTACATCGTCGGAGACAATGGAGCCAGTACAGAAGGTGGCTTGGAAGGCACCTTAAACGAAATTAAGGCACTGAATGGCATCCAAAGTAAATTGGCCGATAATCTGAAAAAAGCGGATGAAATAGGCGAACCCGGATCAGAGCCGCACATTCCGGTGGGCTGGGGCATGGCGGCCAACACCCCATTTCCTTGGGCAAAACAAGTGGCCTCACATTTTGGCGGTTCACGAAACCCTATGGTGGTATCCTGGCCAAAAGTCATCGAAGACAAAGGAACCATCCGTTCTCAATTTCTACATGTGATCGATGTGATGCCAACCATCTTGGAAGCTACAGGCATGGAAGCACCAGCCTACGTGGACGGTGTCCAACAAAAGCCATTGGATGGAAAGTCCTTTCTGACCACTCTTACGGATAAAGACGCTCCGGAAATCCGTAAAACACAATATTTTGAAATCTTATCGAACAGGGCACTCTATCACGACGGTTGGGTGGCTGCGCATCAGCATACCTTGCCATGGAGACAGGATATTGCTCCTGGATATGAAAATGAAACATGGGAACTGTACAACATCAAAGAAGATTTTTCGGAAGCCGTAAATGTTGCGGATCAGTACCCTGAAAAACTAGAAGAACTGAAAGCAATGTGGGAAGAAGAGGCTAAAAAGAACCATGTATATCCCCTTGACGATCGGGGTGCTGCAAGGCTTTCGGTTCCCAAACCTTCACTAACGGAAGGGAGAACGTCGTTTACCTTTTATGAAGGGGCTACACGGATACCGGAAACCGTAGCCCCAAATACCAAGAATACCTCCTGGTCCATGGAAGCCATGCTGGAAACAGCGGCAGGTAACAAGGACGGTGTGGTCAACGCCATTGGGGGATCCAGCGCTGGTTACGTGCTGTATGTACAAGATGGGTACCCCACTTTCCTTTATAATTTCTTCCAAGATGAAATCACTACGATCAAATCCACAAAGAAACTACCCGATGGGCTGGCATCATTGAAAGTGGACTTTCAATACGATGGAGGTGGCCGCGGCAAGGGAGGTGTTTTCACCCTTTATATGAACAATGAAAAAGTAGGTGAAACCCGCGTAGATGCCACTGTCCCCGCCCGGTTTGGGATAGATACTTTTGGTATTGGTGAAGATACAGGGTCGCCTGTGACTACTAATTATGCGGCGCCCTTTGTTTTCCAGGGCAAGATCGCAGAAGTGAATATCGAATTGGAAGAATAA
- a CDS encoding DUF1254 domain-containing protein has translation MKKITISLILALGITTVRAQGQTVPLKSATLKGDETIETSIGDIALIDSYFDTEASDRLYDEMDYQRASQAWIWGMPMVSMITQKNGLEEKYGLSSEHDIAVLKSLKEKRGIVTGNLTVPYMFGYVDLKKSPVVFEYPAGATASGFVDIWQRTVTDIGQTGPEKAQGGTFIIVGPEDDVEKYKKPGVYTYQSVSNFLVIALRILDPSPAYYEKFKSEFKMGHVGEPLKKFNYIEDKDVEWSGTVPRGIDFWETLSDIIDHEPIRKIDKPWTAMLLPLGIEKGKPFDPTERQKEILLKGGAMGELMARNIQVNPRYTKPWWEGTSWYKSYDFSVPQETDTRLELDERTTWFYEAVYSSKGMVNPPVGAGQVYMTSKRDNNGDLLRADKTYVLHVPSDVPVKQFWSVTLYSENTRRPYDNGGTELKDVTLGSRSQQLQKNADGSVDIYVGAKSPAGKESNYLKTVGDDGWFVYFRLYAPLEPFFDKSFKLPDWEIVE, from the coding sequence ATGAAGAAGATCACAATTTCACTGATTCTAGCCTTGGGCATTACAACTGTCAGAGCCCAGGGGCAGACTGTTCCATTAAAAAGTGCAACGCTAAAAGGTGACGAAACCATCGAAACGTCGATTGGAGACATAGCGCTTATCGATAGTTATTTTGATACGGAAGCTTCCGATAGGCTGTATGACGAAATGGACTACCAGCGGGCCAGCCAAGCGTGGATTTGGGGAATGCCCATGGTGAGTATGATTACCCAGAAAAACGGGCTGGAGGAGAAATACGGTCTTTCGTCAGAGCATGATATTGCCGTGCTGAAATCGCTGAAGGAAAAACGAGGAATTGTCACTGGAAACCTTACAGTGCCTTATATGTTCGGGTATGTAGACCTAAAGAAAAGCCCGGTTGTTTTTGAATATCCAGCAGGAGCTACGGCCAGCGGCTTTGTGGATATATGGCAACGTACCGTGACAGACATCGGTCAGACTGGGCCTGAGAAAGCCCAAGGGGGAACCTTCATCATCGTGGGCCCCGAAGATGATGTTGAGAAATACAAAAAACCAGGAGTATATACTTACCAAAGTGTTTCAAATTTTCTGGTGATTGCCCTGCGGATCCTTGACCCTTCTCCGGCGTATTATGAGAAGTTTAAAAGTGAATTCAAAATGGGTCATGTCGGCGAACCATTGAAAAAATTCAACTATATCGAAGACAAAGATGTAGAATGGAGTGGGACGGTGCCACGCGGTATTGATTTTTGGGAAACCCTATCGGACATCATCGATCATGAACCTATCAGGAAGATCGATAAACCGTGGACGGCAATGCTATTGCCGCTTGGCATAGAAAAAGGAAAGCCCTTTGACCCGACAGAAAGACAAAAGGAGATCCTTCTGAAGGGAGGAGCCATGGGAGAGTTGATGGCCAGGAATATTCAGGTAAACCCGCGATATACCAAGCCTTGGTGGGAAGGTACTTCTTGGTACAAAAGCTACGATTTTTCGGTGCCTCAAGAGACCGACACCCGCTTAGAGCTTGACGAGCGTACCACTTGGTTTTATGAGGCCGTCTACAGCTCCAAGGGAATGGTAAATCCCCCTGTGGGAGCAGGGCAGGTCTATATGACCAGCAAGCGCGACAATAATGGCGACCTGTTAAGAGCGGACAAGACCTATGTACTCCATGTACCTTCGGATGTGCCGGTGAAGCAGTTTTGGTCCGTAACACTCTACAGTGAAAATACCCGCAGGCCCTATGACAATGGCGGCACGGAGCTCAAAGACGTGACCTTGGGAAGCCGCAGCCAGCAGCTACAGAAAAATGCGGATGGCTCAGTGGATATTTATGTAGGCGCCAAGTCACCTGCTGGCAAGGAAAGCAATTACCTGAAAACGGTAGGAGATGACGGCTGGTTTGTGTATTTCAGGTTATATGCACCGCTTGAGCCGTTCTTTGACAAGAGCTTTAAGCTTCCCGATTGGGAGATCGTAGAATAG